A window of Hippoglossus stenolepis isolate QCI-W04-F060 chromosome 18, HSTE1.2, whole genome shotgun sequence contains these coding sequences:
- the prkab1a gene encoding 5'-AMP-activated protein kinase subunit beta-1a isoform X1: protein MGNTSSERAALGQGEKAQRRDSRGTKEGDRPKILMDSPEDADIFHAEDMKAPLQKEEFLAWQQDLEAEDKGPTLDRPTVFRWTGDGKEVYLSGSFNNWVNKIPLIRSQNTFVAIVDLPEGEHQYKFYVDGQWTHDPTEPVVTSQLGTVNNIIQVKKTDFEVFDALMVDSQKCSDMSDLSSSPPGPYHQDAYIPKQEEKFKSPPILPPHLLQVILNKDTGISCDPALLPEPNHVMLNHLYALSIKDGVMVLSGTHRYKKKYVTTLLYKPI, encoded by the exons ATGGGGAATACGAGCAGTGAGAGGGCTGCGCTGGGCCAGGGGGAGAAGGCTCAGCGGAGGGACAGCAGAGGTACGAAGGAGGGCGACAGGCCCAAAATCCTGATGGACAGCCCTGAAGATGCAGATATTTTCCATGCTGAAGATATGAAA GCTCCGTTACAGAAAGAGGAGTTTCTTGCGTGGCAGCAAGATTTAGAAGCTGAAGACAAAGGGCCAACTTTAGACAGACCAACAGTCTTTCGCTGGACTGGAGATGGCAAAGAGGTCTACCTCTCTGGCTCCTTTAACAACTGGGTCAACAAGATACCACTTATTAGAAG TCAAAACACCTTTGTGGCCATTGTCGATCTGCCTGAGGGGGAGCATCAGTACAAGTTTTATGTAGACGGTCAGTGGACCCACGACCCAACTGAG CCGGTTGTAACCAGCCAGCTCGGCACAGTCAACAACATCATCCAGGTGAAGAAGACCGACTTTGAGGTGTTTGACGCTCTGATGGTGGACTCGCAGAAATGTTCTGACATGTCAG ACCTCTCCAGCTCTCCTCCCGGACCATATCATCAGGACGCCTATATTCccaaacaggaagagaagtTTAAGTCTCCGCCCATTCTGCCTCCACACTTACTCCAGGTCATCCTCAACAAAGACACTGGGATTTCT TGTGACCCTGCTTTACTCCCAGAACCCAACCATGTCATGCTCAACCACCTCTATGCGCTGTCCATTAAG GATGGGGTGATGGTGCTCAGTGGGACGCATCGCTACAAGAAGAAGTACGTCACCACCTTACTCTACAAGCCCATCTGA
- the prkab1a gene encoding 5'-AMP-activated protein kinase subunit beta-1a isoform X2: MGNTSSERAALGQGEKAQRRDSRGTKEGDRPKILMDSPEDADIFHAEDMKPVVTSQLGTVNNIIQVKKTDFEVFDALMVDSQKCSDMSDLSSSPPGPYHQDAYIPKQEEKFKSPPILPPHLLQVILNKDTGISCDPALLPEPNHVMLNHLYALSIKDGVMVLSGTHRYKKKYVTTLLYKPI; the protein is encoded by the exons ATGGGGAATACGAGCAGTGAGAGGGCTGCGCTGGGCCAGGGGGAGAAGGCTCAGCGGAGGGACAGCAGAGGTACGAAGGAGGGCGACAGGCCCAAAATCCTGATGGACAGCCCTGAAGATGCAGATATTTTCCATGCTGAAGATATGAAA CCGGTTGTAACCAGCCAGCTCGGCACAGTCAACAACATCATCCAGGTGAAGAAGACCGACTTTGAGGTGTTTGACGCTCTGATGGTGGACTCGCAGAAATGTTCTGACATGTCAG ACCTCTCCAGCTCTCCTCCCGGACCATATCATCAGGACGCCTATATTCccaaacaggaagagaagtTTAAGTCTCCGCCCATTCTGCCTCCACACTTACTCCAGGTCATCCTCAACAAAGACACTGGGATTTCT TGTGACCCTGCTTTACTCCCAGAACCCAACCATGTCATGCTCAACCACCTCTATGCGCTGTCCATTAAG GATGGGGTGATGGTGCTCAGTGGGACGCATCGCTACAAGAAGAAGTACGTCACCACCTTACTCTACAAGCCCATCTGA
- the LOC118125491 gene encoding phospholipase A2-like: MEIQSLIQFRTGILCTMPKSWPLWDYADYGCYCGLGGSGTPVDELDSAAVQQAVTVMPEKLKECWSFFHNPYTKMYSSICDKKQTITCQQLVHRGDKSVRIIKEEELTS, translated from the exons ATGGAGATCCAGTCGCTCATCCAGTTCAGGACAGGTATCCTGTGCACGATGCCCAAAAGCTGGCCGCTTTGGGACTACGCTGACTACGGCTGCTACTGTGGACTGGGCGGCTCTGGCACGCCTGTGGACGAGCTGGACAG TGCTGCAGTGCAGCAAGCTGTTACGGTGATGCCCGAGAAGCTCAAGGAATGCTGGTCCTTCTTCCACAACCCTTACACCAAGATGTACTCCTCCATCTGTGACAAAAAGCAGACGATCACCTGCCAACAGTTAGTGCACCGAGGCGACAAGAGCGTGAGGAttattaaagaagaagaattaacCTCCTAA